The following coding sequences lie in one Vitis vinifera cultivar Pinot Noir 40024 chromosome 19, ASM3070453v1 genomic window:
- the LOC100255645 gene encoding D-amino-acid transaminase, chloroplastic isoform X1 encodes MENCNSPSDQKSDAVTGAEVERDTEFRVHVFSSSSELVEKLHEKWDSGKEKPYPAMYSSVFGGIILDPAMMVIPIDDHMVHRGHGVFDTSIILNGYLYELDAHLDRFLRSAAKAKISSPFPRSTLRSILVQLTAASRCTEGTLRFWLTSGPGNFLLSPSGCPTSAFYAVVIKDKIYQHREGVKVITSTIPMKSPLFATTKNVNYLPNVLSVMEAEEKGAFASIWVDEEGYIAEGPNVNVAFITHDKELILPFFDKILSGCTAKRLLELAPKLVEQGRLKDVRTANVTVEEAKGSAEMMYVGSTLPLLPIVMWDEKPIGDGLVGELTMALSDLLWDDMVAGPKTHRLLVTYA; translated from the exons ATGGAAAACTGCAACTCCCCTTCAGATCAGAAGTCAG ATGCAGTGACTGGAGCAGAGGTTGAGAGAGACACTGAGTTTAGGGTTCATGTGTTCTCATCATCATCTGAG TTGGTTGAAAAGCTGCATGAGAAGTGGGACTCTGGGAAGGAGAAGCCATATCCAGCAATGTATTCCAGCGTTTTCGGTGGAATTATTCTTGATCCAGCCATGATGGTGATCCCAATAGATGACCATATGGTCCACAGAGGGCATGGTGTGTTTGATACATCTATAATTCTCAATGG ATACTTATATGAGCTGGATGCCCATCTTGATCGGTTCCTCAGATCAGCAGCAAAGGCAAAGATTTCCTCCCCATTTCCTCGGTCAACGCTTCGCAGCATTCTTGTTCAACTGACAGCAGCATCGCGATGCACAGAAGGAACTCTAAGATTCTGGTTGACTTCAGGTCCTGGGAATTTCCTTCTCTCACCCTCAGGATGCCCAACATCTGCATTCTATGCTGTAGTCATAAAGGATAAGATTTATCAGCACAGAGAAGGGGTTAAAGTGATAACATCCACCATCCCCATGAAGTCACCTCTATTTGCCACTACGAAAAATGTAAACTACCTCCCAAATGTCCTTTCTGTAATGGAAGCTGAAGAGAAGGGAGCATTTGCTTCCATCTGGGTTGATGAGGAAGGCTACATTGCAGAAGGTCCAAATGTGAATGTGGCTTTCATAACTCATGACAAGGAGCTTATCTTGCCATTTTTTGACAAGATCCTCAGTGGGTGCACTGCGAAGAGGCTTCTGGAACTGGCCCCCAAGTTGGTTGAGCAGGGACGACTGAAAGATGTACGAACCGCCAATGTTACAGTGGAGGAAGCTAAAGGTTCAGCTGAAATGATGTATGTAGGAAGTACTCTTCCTCTGCTGCCAATAGTCATGTGGGATGAAAAGCCCATTGGAGATG GACTGGTAGGTGAGTTAACGATGGCGCTCTCGGATCTCCTTTGGGATGATATGGTAGCAGGCCCTAAAACACACAGGCTGCTGGTCACCTATGCGTAG
- the LOC100250464 gene encoding protein DEHYDRATION-INDUCED 19 homolog 4 has translation MDSDHWSSRLAVAKRQFMLHQTNKSHSDRLFIDDLEVEDDIPCPYCYEDHDIASLCSHLEDEHSFESRVAVCPICSVKIARDMLGHITMQHRHLFKLQRRRRLRRVAIPNSQALSLLGRDLREAHLQVLLGGGGYRPSNANASNSLTESLLSSLVLNFPLCEAEEITKSVVPDLEDISGANSSKKTWNTSVYSSLSSEEREKKIRQTTARAGFIQDLLISTMFDD, from the exons ATGGACTCCGATCACTGGTCGTCGCGTCTTGCGGTTGCGAAGAGGCAGTTCATGCTTCATCAAACCAACAAATCTCAttcag ATCGGTTGTTCATCGATGATTTGGAGGTGGAAGACGATATTCCGTGCCCGTATTGTTACGAAGATCACGATATCGCCTCGCTGTGCTCGCATCTCGAGGATGAACATTCTTTCGAATCCAGAGTCGCC GTTTGTCCAATTTGCTCTGTTAAGATTGCAAGAGACATGCTAGGTCATATAACAATGCAACACAGGCACTTGTTTAAG TTGCAGAGGCGTCGTAGATTACGCAGAGTTGCTATTCCAAACAGCCAAGCTCTGTCCCTTTTGGGACGGGATCTCCGTGAGGCTCACCTGCAGGTGCTTTTGGGTGGTGGGGGATATCGGCCTAGCAATGCTAATGCATCTAATTCACTCACTGAGTCATTGCTCTCATCTCTTGTTTTGAACTTCCCTTTATGTGAAGCCGAAGAGATTACAAAATCTGTGGTTCCTGACCTCGAAGATATTTCTGGAGCAAATTCATCAAAGAAAACCTGGAATACAAG TGTCTATTCTTCCTTAAGTTCTGAAGAACGAGAAAAGAAGATCAGACAAACTACTGCAAGAGCAGGGTTCATCCAAGATCTGCTGATTTCCACCATGTTTGATGACTAG
- the LOC104877555 gene encoding uncharacterized protein LOC104877555 produces MAYTSSSCSSSFFLLLLLLLTLFLSIFSHHHLHPSLFAEAADPALITGLCKNTKEPPVCQACLKNGPSDVPSLAKVATGCARVTIHSFYDLSSKMARSTPPGELKDVLDDCAMNSSLAADELDGLIDLIDSKDYRSAIDYIPSQVNHLVDYCFNNFYMHPKLTMPKQLYDAAANSDRDLNTISAILSTLV; encoded by the coding sequence ATGGCTTATACTTCTAGCTCTTGTTCTTCCtctttcttcctcctcctcctcctcctcctcaccCTCTTCCTCTCCATCTTCTCCCACCACCATCTTCACCCATCTCTTTTTGCAGAAGCAGCTGATCCAGCGTTGATCACTGGCCTCTGCAAGAACACAAAGGAGCCACCAGTCTGCCAAGCCTGCCTGAAAAATGGCCCCTCCGACGTGCCATCACTGGCCAAGGTGGCCACTGGGTGTGCCAGGGTCACCATCCACTCCTTCTATGACCTCTCATCTAAGATGGCTAGGAGCACCCCACCTGGAGAACTGAAGGATGTGCTTGATGACTGTGCCATGAACTCCTCCTTGGCTGCAGACGAGCTTGATGGGCTGATTGATTTGATTGACTCAAAAGATTATCGTTCTGCTATTGATTACATTCCAAGCCAAGTAAACCATTTGGTGGATTATTGCTTCAACAACTTCTACATGCATCCAAAGCTGACCATGCCCAAGCAGCTCTATGATGCTGCAGCGAATTCTGATAGGGATCTCAATACTATTTCTGCAATCTTGTCTACTCTTGTTTGA
- the LOC100255645 gene encoding D-amino-acid transaminase, chloroplastic isoform X2, producing the protein MENCNSPSDQKSVTGAEVERDTEFRVHVFSSSSELVEKLHEKWDSGKEKPYPAMYSSVFGGIILDPAMMVIPIDDHMVHRGHGVFDTSIILNGYLYELDAHLDRFLRSAAKAKISSPFPRSTLRSILVQLTAASRCTEGTLRFWLTSGPGNFLLSPSGCPTSAFYAVVIKDKIYQHREGVKVITSTIPMKSPLFATTKNVNYLPNVLSVMEAEEKGAFASIWVDEEGYIAEGPNVNVAFITHDKELILPFFDKILSGCTAKRLLELAPKLVEQGRLKDVRTANVTVEEAKGSAEMMYVGSTLPLLPIVMWDEKPIGDGLVGELTMALSDLLWDDMVAGPKTHRLLVTYA; encoded by the exons ATGGAAAACTGCAACTCCCCTTCAGATCAGAAGTCAG TGACTGGAGCAGAGGTTGAGAGAGACACTGAGTTTAGGGTTCATGTGTTCTCATCATCATCTGAG TTGGTTGAAAAGCTGCATGAGAAGTGGGACTCTGGGAAGGAGAAGCCATATCCAGCAATGTATTCCAGCGTTTTCGGTGGAATTATTCTTGATCCAGCCATGATGGTGATCCCAATAGATGACCATATGGTCCACAGAGGGCATGGTGTGTTTGATACATCTATAATTCTCAATGG ATACTTATATGAGCTGGATGCCCATCTTGATCGGTTCCTCAGATCAGCAGCAAAGGCAAAGATTTCCTCCCCATTTCCTCGGTCAACGCTTCGCAGCATTCTTGTTCAACTGACAGCAGCATCGCGATGCACAGAAGGAACTCTAAGATTCTGGTTGACTTCAGGTCCTGGGAATTTCCTTCTCTCACCCTCAGGATGCCCAACATCTGCATTCTATGCTGTAGTCATAAAGGATAAGATTTATCAGCACAGAGAAGGGGTTAAAGTGATAACATCCACCATCCCCATGAAGTCACCTCTATTTGCCACTACGAAAAATGTAAACTACCTCCCAAATGTCCTTTCTGTAATGGAAGCTGAAGAGAAGGGAGCATTTGCTTCCATCTGGGTTGATGAGGAAGGCTACATTGCAGAAGGTCCAAATGTGAATGTGGCTTTCATAACTCATGACAAGGAGCTTATCTTGCCATTTTTTGACAAGATCCTCAGTGGGTGCACTGCGAAGAGGCTTCTGGAACTGGCCCCCAAGTTGGTTGAGCAGGGACGACTGAAAGATGTACGAACCGCCAATGTTACAGTGGAGGAAGCTAAAGGTTCAGCTGAAATGATGTATGTAGGAAGTACTCTTCCTCTGCTGCCAATAGTCATGTGGGATGAAAAGCCCATTGGAGATG GACTGGTAGGTGAGTTAACGATGGCGCTCTCGGATCTCCTTTGGGATGATATGGTAGCAGGCCCTAAAACACACAGGCTGCTGGTCACCTATGCGTAG
- the LOC100264065 gene encoding pentatricopeptide repeat-containing protein At1g06143 yields MTPTYAKTITNFNHLAQQIKKCSMVKELESVYASMIKANANQDCFLMNQFIAACSIFHRIDYAILAFTHMQEPNVFVYNAMIRALVQCYHPVQALDCYLDMVQAQVSPTSFTFSSLVKACSLVSELGFGEAVHGHIWKYGFDSHVFVQTALVDFYGNAGKIVEARRVFDEMSERDVFAWTTMISVHARTGDMSSARQLFDEMPVRNTASWNAMIDGYSRLRNVESAELLFSQMPNRDIISWTTMIACYSQNKQFREALAVFNEMQTNGIDPDEVTMATIISACAHLGALDLGKEIHLYAMEMGFDLDVYIGSALIDMYAKCGSLDKSLVVFFKLRKKNLFCWNSIIEGLAVHGYAEEALAMFSRMQREKIKPNGVTFISVLGACTHAGLVEEGRKRFLSMSRDFSIPPEIEHYGCMVDLLGKAGLLEDALELVRSMRMEPNSVIWGALLGGCKLHRNLKIAQVAVNESKVLEPNNSGYYTLLVNMYAEVNRWSEVANIRATMKELGVEKTSPGSSWIEMDRKIHQFAASDKSHLASDEIYTLLVELDGQLKLSGYVPELGSVPL; encoded by the coding sequence ATGACTCCCACATATGCCAAAACTATAACTAACTTCAACCACCTAGCTCAGCAAATCAAGAAATGTTCCATGGTCAAGGAGCTGGAATCTGTATATGCCTCCATGATAAAGGCCAATGCAAACCAAGACTGTTTCTTGATGAATCAATTCATCGCTGCATGTTCCATCTTTCATAGAATAGATTATGCAATTCTAGCATTTACCCACATGCAGGAGCCCAATGTTTTTGTGTACAATGCCATGATCAGGGCCCTTGTTCAATGTTATCATCCAGTTCAAGCTCTAGACTGTTATTTAGATATGGTCCAAGCTCAAGTCTCTCCTACTAGTTTTACATTTTCATCGTTGGTTAAGGCTTGTAGCTTGGTGTCTGAATTGGGGTTTGGAGAAGCTGTGCATGGTCATATTTGGAAATATGGGTTTGATTCTCATGTGTTTGTTCAGACTGCTTTGGTTGATTTCTATGGGAATGCTGGTAAAATTGTTGAGGCGAGGAGGGTGTTTGATGAAATGTCTGAGAGagatgtttttgcatggaccaCGATGATTTCGGTTCATGCCAGGACTGGGGATATGAGTTCTGCGAGGCagttgtttgatgaaatgccgGTGAGGAACACTGCATCATGGAATGCTATGATTGATGGGTATTCAAGATTGAGGAACGTGGAATCTGCGGAGCTGTTGTTTAGTCAAATGCCCAACAGGGATATAATTTCATGGACAACCATGATCGCTTGCTATTCTCAGAACAAACAGTTTAGAGAAGCTTTAGCAGTTTTTAATGAGATGCAGACAAATGGGATCGACCCTGATGAGGTAACCATGGCAACTATTATTTCAGCTTGTGCCCATCTTGGAGCACTTGACTTAGGAAAGGAAATACATCTCTATGCAATGGAAATGGGGTTTGATCTTGATGTTTATATCGGGTCTGCGTTGATTGACATGTATGCCAAGTGTGGGAGCTTAGACAAATCCCTTGTGGTATTCTTTAAATTGCGGAAGAAGAACCTGTTCTGTTGGAACTCAATAATCGAAGGGCTTGCAGTTCACGGTTATGCAGAAGAAGCGCTGGCCATGTTTAGCAGGATGCAGAGGGAGAAAATCAAACCAAATGGGGTTACCTTCATTAGTGTTCTAGGCGCCTGCACTCACGCAGGACTCGTTGAAGAAGGTCGCAAGAGGTTTCTAAGCATGAGCCGTGATTTTTCCATCCCTCCCGAGATTGAACACTATGGTTGCATGGTTGATCTATTGGGCAAGGCCGGTCTGCTTGAAGATGCATTGGAATTGGTAAGGAGCATGAGAATGGAACCAAATTCTGTTATATGGGGTGCATTGTTGGGTGGCTGCAAGCTTCATAGGAACTTGAAGATTGCTCAAGTTGCAGTCAATGAATCGAAGGTTTTGGAGCCAAACAATAGCGGGTATTACACCCTTTTGGTTAACATGTATGCAGAAGTAAATCGATGGAGCGAGGTAGCGAATATCAGGGCAACAATGAAGGAACTAGGAGTGGAGAAGACGAGCCCCGGGTCCAGTTGGATTGAAATGGATAGAAAAATTCATCAGTTTGCAGCTTCTGATAAATCTCACCTGGCTTCTGACGAGATTTACACTTTGCTGGTTGAGTTAGATGGGCAGCTGAAGCTATCTGGCTATGTACCCGAACTTGGATCTGTTCCATTATAG